In Carya illinoinensis cultivar Pawnee chromosome 7, C.illinoinensisPawnee_v1, whole genome shotgun sequence, the following are encoded in one genomic region:
- the LOC122317471 gene encoding probable U6 snRNA-associated Sm-like protein LSm4 isoform X1, with translation MLPLSLLKSAQGHPMLVELKNGETYNGHLVNCDTWMNIHLREVICTSKDGDRFWRMPECYIRGNTIKYLRVPDEVIDKVQEDKSRSDRRPPGVGRGRGRGREDGPGGRQPKGIGRGLEDGGAKGSGGGRGRGGSGGKAGGSRGAGRGRG, from the exons ATG cttCCACTTTCTCTACTTAAGAGTGCCCAAGGGCATCCGATG CTGGTGGAACTGAAAAATGGGGAGACCTACAACGGGCATTTGGTCAACTGTGATACTTGGATGAACATTCATCTCCGTGAAGTCATCTGTACCTCTAAA GATGGAGATAGGTTTTGGCGAATGCCTGAATGCTACATCCGGGGGAATACAATCAAATACCTTCGAGTTCCTGATGAG GTGATAGATAAGGTTCAGGAAGACAAGAGCCGCTCAG ATAGGAGACCACCTGGTGTTGGGCGTGGAAGAGGAAGGGGTAGAGAGGATGGTCCTGGTGGACGCCAACCAAAAGGAATCGGGCGTGGTTTGGAAGATGGAGGTGCTAAGGGTTCAGGTGGAGGCCGAGGCAGAGGTGGATCTGGTGGAAAAGCAGGTGGAAGCAGAG GTGCAGGGCGTGGCCGTGGTTGA
- the LOC122317471 gene encoding sm-like protein LSM4 isoform X2, whose amino-acid sequence MLPLSLLKSAQGHPMLVELKNGETYNGHLVNCDTWMNIHLREVICTSKDGDRFWRMPECYIRGNTIKYLRVPDEVIDKVQEDKSRSDRRPPGVGRGRGRGREDGPGGRQPKGIGRGLEDGGAKGSGGGRGRGGSGGKAGGSRGRGRG is encoded by the exons ATG cttCCACTTTCTCTACTTAAGAGTGCCCAAGGGCATCCGATG CTGGTGGAACTGAAAAATGGGGAGACCTACAACGGGCATTTGGTCAACTGTGATACTTGGATGAACATTCATCTCCGTGAAGTCATCTGTACCTCTAAA GATGGAGATAGGTTTTGGCGAATGCCTGAATGCTACATCCGGGGGAATACAATCAAATACCTTCGAGTTCCTGATGAG GTGATAGATAAGGTTCAGGAAGACAAGAGCCGCTCAG ATAGGAGACCACCTGGTGTTGGGCGTGGAAGAGGAAGGGGTAGAGAGGATGGTCCTGGTGGACGCCAACCAAAAGGAATCGGGCGTGGTTTGGAAGATGGAGGTGCTAAGGGTTCAGGTGGAGGCCGAGGCAGAGGTGGATCTGGTGGAAAAGCAGGTGGAAGCAGAG GGCGTGGCCGTGGTTGA
- the LOC122316575 gene encoding WD repeat-containing protein GTS1: METADMDVEEQPHSDPSPNSYKRFGLKNSFQTNFGDDYVFQIVPKEDWTAMAVSLSTNAVKLYSPVTGQYYGECRAHSTTINHISFSGASTPHVLHSCSSDGTIRAWDTRSFQEVSCISAGNSQEVFSFSFGGSNENLLAAGCQSQIHFWDWRNKKQVACLEDSHVDDVTQVHFVPDHRSKLVSASVDGLICIFDTEGDINDDEHLESVINVGTSVGKVGFLGGRQQKLWCLTHIETLSVWDWKGAKNEASFQDARLLASNSWALDHVEYFVDCHYSEEAEQLWVIGGNNAGTLGYFPVNYNGVVAIGSPEAVLGGGHTGVVRSVMPMSSLQGGLAQNQGIFGWTGGEDGRLCCWLPDDSPQINRSWISSALIMRSPRTRKKSRHHPY; this comes from the exons ATGGAGACCGCGGACATGGATGTCGAAGAACAGCCGCATTCAGATCCCAGTCCAAACTCTTACAAGCGGTTTGGACTTAAAAATTCATTTCAGACCAATTTCGGCGATGACTACGTTTTCCAAATCGTCCCCAA GGAGGATTGGACGGCAATGGCTGTGTCATTGTCTACAAATGCGGTGAAGCTGTACTCACCAGTAACTGGTCAGTACTACGGAGAGTGTAGGGCTCACTCTACGACTATAAATCACATCTCATTCTCGGGTGCATCGACCCCACATGTATTGCACTCTTGCTCTTCTGATGGAACCATTAGAGCTTGGGATACGAGGTCATTCCAGGAG GTTTCATGTATAAGTGCTGGCAATTCGCAAGAGGTCTTCAGCTTCTCGTTTGGAGGATCAAATGAAAACCTTCTTGCTGCAGGATGTCAATCCCAG ATACACTTCTGGGACTGGAGGAACAAAAAACAAGTTGCTTGTTTGGAGGACTCTCACGTGGATGATGTTACACAG GTTCACTTTGTTCCTGACCATCGGAGCAAGCTTGTTTCTGCCTCCGTGGACGGCTTGATATGTATATTTGATACTGAAGGAGATATCAATGATGATGAACATCTGGAATCA GTAATAAATGTGGGAACTTCAGTTGGGAAAGTGGGGTTTCTTGGAGGGAGGCAGCAAAAGCTCTGGTGCTTGACCCACATTGAGACCTTAAG TGTTTGGGACTGGAAAGGTGCAAAAAATGAAGCAAGCTTTCAAGATGCTCGTTTGTTGGCCTCCAATAGTTGGGCGTTAGATCAT GTAGAGTATTTTGTTGATTGTCACTACTCAGAAGAAGCTGAACAGTTATGGGTGATTGGTGGCAATAATGCCGGCACTTTAGGCTACTTTCCAGTAAATTATAATGGAGTGGTAGCGATAGGATCCCCGGAAGCAGTTCTTGGGGGTGGGCATACAGGTGTTGTCAGAAGTGTGATGCCTATGTCAAGTTTGCAGGGTGGCTTAGCCCAAAACCAAGGCATTTTTGGATGGACAGGTGGTGAAGATGGCCGGTTATGTTGCTGGTTGCCTGATGATTCTCCTCAGATAAACCGATCATGGATTTCAAGTGCACTGATAATGAGGTCCCCGAGGACTCGCAAGAAAAGCAGGCACCATCCCTACTAA